The following coding sequences are from one Dermacentor silvarum isolate Dsil-2018 chromosome 4, BIME_Dsil_1.4, whole genome shotgun sequence window:
- the LOC119449400 gene encoding cilia- and flagella-associated protein 97, with protein MSWKADLAGDDEDLQNDVAFFDSEAAATSQPCYIQGDGVENKPPCSAAAVDVGSLGQNIRDAVSFTAQGALSSSSSSMGGNSVLLPLESSYRLPSSSFFTRRVSPPLAPPNVSLTDRDMKEPSPPLLRNSCMEQDDENEDVDGQDAANSPRSSVTDSEGLSSLSEGSMEDLSESESITDVTPLHSPYMCDSPVPVMKLPVSKLTMSEAGINGVSRSGDSSSGSDSDRSSFSGARRKRSPAVPLPGKVRLGSKHQQREPVDLQLLVDAIRRLEAHQCEQGQTSRARKEPRAKGRKNMSFSNEEVQRIDRENQRLLKRILAQQNRPRPKFDSRTPSRLAPSAINRQRQQRQIEVENLALLKRIESAKPSREVAPSQDLSHVQRARSHSLSLTRHTLQTPPVMAAAATPPLAGVKHFPPRQKHHSH; from the exons ATGTCTTGGAAAGCCGACTTGGCCGGCGACGACGAGGACTTGCAGAACGACGTCGCTTTTTTCGACTCTGAAGCTGCCGCCACGTCTCAGCCGTGTTACATCCAGGGTGACGGCGTCGAGAACAAGCCCCCCTGCAGCGCAGCAGCGGTCGATGTTGGGAGCCTAGGTCAGAACATTCGCGATGCCGTTTCTTTCACTGCGCAGGGCGCGCTTTCGTCTAGTAGCAGTTCCATGGGTGGCAACTCAGTCCTGCTGCCACTTGAGTCGTCGTACCGGCTACCGAGCTCGAGTTTCTTTACTAGAAGAGTGAGCCCCCCCTTGGCGCCGCCGAACGTTTCTCTGACCGACCGCGACATGAAAGAGCCGTCGCCTCCGCTGCTCCGAAACAGTTGTATGGAGCAGGACGATGAAAATGAGGACGTGGATGGTCAGGACGCAGCCAACAGCCCACGTTCGAGCGTCACGGACTCGGAGGGACTGTCGTCACTCAGCGAGGGCTCGATGGAGGACCTGTCGGAGTCGGAGTCCATCACGGACGTTACGCCGCTTCATTCGCCTTACATGTGTGACAGCCCCGTGCCCGTAATGAAATTACCTGTCAGCAAACTGACCATGTCCGAAGCAGGCATAAACGGCGTTTCCCGTTCCGgcgacagcagcagcggcagtgatTCTGATCGAAGTTCCTTCAGTGGCGCCAGGCGCAAACGCTCACCCGCCGTGCCATTGCCTGGCAAGGTGCGCCTGGGAAGCAAGCACCAACAGCGAGAACCCGTTGACCTGCAGCTTCTCGTGGACGCCATCAGGCGCCTCGAGGCGCATCAATGCGAGCAGGGCCAGACCAGCCGGGCACGCAAGGAGCCCCGGGCCAAGGGGCGCAAGAATATGTCATTCTCGAACGAAGAAGTCCAACGTATCGACCGCGAAAACCAGCGACTCTTGAAGCGGATCCTGGCACAGCAGAACCGACCGAGGCCAAAATTTGACTCAAGGACGCCGTCCCGCCTGGCGCCTTCGGCCATCAACCGGCAGCGACAGCAGCGGCAGATTGAAGTGGAAAACCTC GCACTTCTCAAGAGAATTGAGTCTGCCAAGCCATCTCGTGAAGTAGCACCTTCGCAGGACCTCAGCCATGTGCAGAGAGCACGATCCCACTCACTCTCTCTGACACGCCATACTCTGCAGACTCCTCCGGtaatggcagcagcagcaactccACCGCTGGCAGGGGTCAAGCATTTCCCACCACGCCAGAAGCATCACTCCCACTGA